The following nucleotide sequence is from Fibrobacter sp. UWB2.
CTGCTGACCGTAGGCATCGACCGGAGCGCCATTCTTGACGATGGTCTGGATAAGTTCGATACCTTCGTTGATTTGCCAGGAGAGCGTGTTGTAGTCGTTATAGATAAGTACAGCCTTCGGCCAACGTTCGCGGGCCATTTTGAAGGCATTCGTGATAAAGTCGTACTGGTGCTTGCCATTTACAACGCGGTCACCACCGAGGGCTTCGATAATGTAGGAGCCGCCGCATTCGGTATCGTCGGTGCTGTGGCCTTCGGCACCTGCAGCAGGCTTGCCGTAACCGGAGTGGTAGTTGTTACCCGCCCAAATAGCTTCGTTCACCACGTCAATGTATTCGAGGTCCGGGAACTTCGCGGCAACGGCATCGAACCATTCGGTGATGTATTTTTTAGTGAGTTCTACGGTAATGCCCGGATTTTTCTTTTTGCAGAGGAAGTTCGGGTACTGGGAACCCCAAACGAGGGCATGGAACTTGAAGTGGCGTTCGCCCGGTTTTTCCTTGGCCCACTTGTAGGCGCTTTCGCACTTGTCGAAGTTGTCCCAGGCGAACTTGCTTGTACCGCTGTTGCCATTAGAAAGGGAATGGATGGAGCCCCACTTACAGCCGTTTTCGGGTGTAATCTGGTTCCAATACTGAGCAAAGTCGCTACGGATTTGGCCACCCGTAGTGATATTACCTAAGAATTTAGCACCGCCATCGGCAAGGGCAGCGTTAGCAACGGAGACAAAACCAGCAACGGCTACTGCAGCCAAAGAGAGAGACAGTTTTCTCATATACCTAATCCTCGTACACGGTTAATACCCATAACCATTCTAAACATATCCTCTTTTTGAGAATATGTTCAGAAAAAGCAATTACATATTGTTGATAAAAAGTCCATAATGGAATATTCGTAATGGAGATGCCCGATCATCCCCGTCAAGCGAGGACAGGCGTCGGGCATGAGAGGCTTCGGCGGGCATGACAATGCTTACTTGATGCGGTGGCCGGTGAGGTCGAAGCGTTTGCCATTTTTCTCGACAAAGAGCTTGTTGTTTTGGATGCGGAGACGCGGGGAGATGTTTTCGAGAGTGCGCACGGAGGAAGCGCGATTTGCGCGGATTCCGACCGTTTCTTCGCATTTTTCGCCTTCGCAGAAGCGAATATTGTCGATATTCACGTAATTGCCCACAATTTGCATTTTGAGGACGTGTTCACCAGCAGCAATTTCGCCCAATTGGGATTGCACGGCGGTATAAGTCGACCAATCCTCGCCCTGTTTTGCGATGATGTTGTCAGAAACAGCCTTGTTGTCGATAAAGAGCTGCACGCCCGCCTTTTCAGAAGCCGTCGCCATTTGCACTTCGACAGTGAATTTCGCCGTTTTTGCCACATTGACGGTATATTCAAGCCATTCGCCATCCTGCGTGTAGCCTAAAGCGTAGCCTTTCGATTTATCGGCGGAATCTAAAGCAACAATGTCCACAGCATCCTTGCGGTAAGCACCGCCTTCGTTTGTGGAAGACTTGTCGTAGAACGAGACGCGGCTGCCACCGAGGTCATAGTTTTCTGCTTCGATTTTACCAGGGATTGCGGCAGGCTTGCCTGCGATTGCTTTTCCATCCGCATCAAAACCGCCAAACGGGTCCTGTTGCGGGGGCGTCGTTTCGACCGTATCGGCCCAGGCCATCTGCATGCGGTCCACGCCAGACTGGTTCACAATCTGGAGCTTGGTGTTTACGCCTTCCCCGCTGCGCTTGGTCATACTGTACCAGTCACCATCACGGAGGCCCGGCCAGTAGAAACTGCCCATTTCCCATTCGCGGAGCTGATCGGACATGCCGCGGATGTAAGCCGTGAAGTAGTTGGTGGGAGCCTTGTTGTAATCCTGATAGTCGTAATGCACGCCCGCCTTGTCGCCAGGACTCATGGCGCCGCCCCATTCCGTGCAAACGGTGCGGTCAATGTACTTGCCAACCTTGCCCTTGAAGCTGTTTTTCCAACCCTGTTCGGTAGTGATGCTCATGTTCCAGAACGTGTATTCGTGAACGGCAAAGAGGCAGCCTTCAAAGCGCGGGTCGTCGGCAATATCCGGAACGTTCCATGCGAGGCCGGAGCCATCGAGCAAAATGTGGTCGCGCGGGACGTTCGGGAATTTCTTGAGCCAGTCCGCATAGAGATTGCGAAGGTCCGTCTTGTTATACATGTGCGGTTCGTTGAAAATTTCAAAGTAGGCGTTCGGATGGTCGCCGTATGTTTCGACGAGTTTCGCCCACATTTTCCACCAATCGTCCATGTTCTTGGGCCCCGCAGGCTGCGCAGGGCCCCAGTAGCCCATAGCCACTCGACCATGTTCAAGAGCAGCATCCAAAGCACCCGAATACATGTCAAAAGCTTTAAGAATGGTCGGTTCGTTCACCGGCATGCGCACGCTGTTTGTACCAAGCACTTCCTGGAACTGCCCGACAATACGGTCGGCAATGGCATAAGCCGATTCATGATTGTCGGAAAGGCTTAAGCCCGAAAGCACGAGAACGTCCGAGACGAAGTTGTCGCGCTTATCCGCCCAGTTGACGCCGCGGAATTGGCTTGTAACGGCGAATGAGTTTGCGCAAAGAAGAAAAGCTAAACCAAGAACTCTCTTTTTCATGAGATCCTCCCTTTTTTTATTAACCTACTATCCCCACCCATAAATGTATGCTATTGGATGTGGAATGTCGCATGCGTGAATGCAAGTTGTTTTGTCAATTTATCAATAGGAAAAAGACTCCCTAAGGACGGGAGCCTACATACAATTGCAAGTTCTGTTAGCGATTATTCACGTTTTCTGTAATTGATTGTATAATTTTCACGTTCAAAAGAGACGTATTGCGTGCCGATGAAATTTGATGGGAGTGTCAACTCAAATTCCGAACGGCAAAAGCACATAGCCTCAAGACTATTATCTTCTA
It contains:
- a CDS encoding carbohydrate-binding protein, coding for MKKRVLGLAFLLCANSFAVTSQFRGVNWADKRDNFVSDVLVLSGLSLSDNHESAYAIADRIVGQFQEVLGTNSVRMPVNEPTILKAFDMYSGALDAALEHGRVAMGYWGPAQPAGPKNMDDWWKMWAKLVETYGDHPNAYFEIFNEPHMYNKTDLRNLYADWLKKFPNVPRDHILLDGSGLAWNVPDIADDPRFEGCLFAVHEYTFWNMSITTEQGWKNSFKGKVGKYIDRTVCTEWGGAMSPGDKAGVHYDYQDYNKAPTNYFTAYIRGMSDQLREWEMGSFYWPGLRDGDWYSMTKRSGEGVNTKLQIVNQSGVDRMQMAWADTVETTPPQQDPFGGFDADGKAIAGKPAAIPGKIEAENYDLGGSRVSFYDKSSTNEGGAYRKDAVDIVALDSADKSKGYALGYTQDGEWLEYTVNVAKTAKFTVEVQMATASEKAGVQLFIDNKAVSDNIIAKQGEDWSTYTAVQSQLGEIAAGEHVLKMQIVGNYVNIDNIRFCEGEKCEETVGIRANRASSVRTLENISPRLRIQNNKLFVEKNGKRFDLTGHRIK